The DNA segment ATCAATATTTATTTAATTTCCTCAGCTAACTCCAAAATAATGCCCTCTGGACCACGAACATAGCATAACTTATAACTTTCTTCATATTGCTGTATCTCACTAAAAATATCAGTGCCCTTCGTTTTCAATTTGGCAACAACAGCTTCAATATCTTCAACAGCAAATGCAATATGTCGGATACCCAGTGAATTTGCAAAGGATTGCTGAATATCTTTTTCATCTGACGGATTATAAAATTTGATTAGCTCTATCCATGTCTGACCGTCTGGCATTCCTAATCCTACACACGCTACTTTAACGTCATTAAGCCCAACTGCATATCCCATCAACTCTCCTTCCATTTCCCATTCCCCTTTCACCTCAAGTCCAAAATCGAGAAAAAACGCTTTAGCTGCTGACAGATCATTTACGATCACACCCACATGATCTATTCTATTGATCTTCATATCCCACATCTCCTGTGTTCTGTTTTTTTGCAATACTCTGATTCTTAGTTTCCTTTATTCGATGTTTTACTTCGCAATTCCTTCCTGCACTAAACTGCCCCGTTAGCGCAATAAGAAATGGGATCACCGCAGCAATCCCACTTCTTCCACTAAAGCCTACTTTAGTTTAAGTAATTCTATAACAGATGAATACTGCTGAAGGCTTGAACGAGTTGTATTTTAGTTAAGAAAGATTCGTAACAGGCGTATAAAAAATGCGTTCCCGTTTTTCGAGTAAGGGGACGATTGTATCTAAAACAATCCTCTTAAAGTAAGGCGTTTCTGAGTGGCTTGCAAGTGCTTGTTCGTCTTGATACTGCTCAAACAGTAAAAAAGCGTCTGGGTTGTCTTTCGAGCGGTTCACTAGGTAGTGAATACATCCTTTCTCCTCTTTGACTATCGAGATCATTTCTCTCAATGCTTGTTCCACCGTATCTCCCATACCAGCCTTACATTGATATTTTGCTGTGAGAACTATCATGTCATGTTATCTCCTTTAATGAAATTAAAATATAGTATACTTGAGTAAGTATAAATGTAATAACTCAAAAACAGACTTGGCAAGTAAAAAGAATCCTGAAATCATTAGGGGATTGCCTCTATCCTCTTGACCAGTTTCCTCTATAAGGCTTTTTGACTCAGTTGGCACATAAACTTGAAAAAGTGGAACATATACTCAGGAAGAACCATAACATATAAATTCGTATTAAAAAGGGAACATACCAAACACTATTTAACTATCCTGCCCCGTTTGTTCAACAAGAAAAAATGACCGCCGCAGCGATCTATCCTTAACCAAAGCCCCCAGTAGTTCAACTCGCAACTCCGTTTAAACTTGCTATTATCAATTAAAAATTTCAATGCTTATACCTTTATCTACTAATAACGAAATCACTTCCTGATTTTTTTCCAAAAGGCAAACAGAGAAATCCTCAACAGATAGAAATAAGGTTCTATTTTTAAATAACTTGAAACACCACACTTCGGGTTTAAGCCCTTCAAAAGAGGGTTCCTCTAGTTTGTAAAATATCCTCCTTGAAAGACTGGTCAGCTCTCCCAAAATACTTATACTGTTTTCCATTCCATCCCAGGGTTTAACAAAAGTCCCTTCTAACTTTTCAAATTCGAACTTTCCACCCATTAAGGGATTTTCTGTATCAAATTCTCCATCGGGGAATACAACTTCAAACTGGTCGCAATGGCTAAGAATCGAACTGAAAATATGTTTCCATTCAGGAGTAGAACATATATTTAAAAGGACAAAATCATTTTCCATACTGTTCACCAACTTTTTTCATATAATCATTTATTGCCATTCTTTATGTCAGAATGGCAAAGAAAAAAAGAGCTAATTTTGGCTGCTTGAACTTAAAGTAAAGGACCCCGTTTGTTTAAGTGTATTATTTCACAATCTTGCGTTTAGTTGATTTTTTAATATACATTAAGCCAAATCTCATATTATTTTTTTCTGTTTGGGATACCATGCAAATAATCCTGACCTAAATGCATTATCGGCTGCAATGGCAGTCCATACGGCTGGTAATCCAAATCCAAGTTTCCAAGCAAAGATTTAAACGCCTAATGTTCGGATTACCCGTATTCAAACGAACGTGAAAAGAAACATTCTATGCGAAAATAGTCTAATATAAGGAACGCCTTTAAAAAAGGCGTTCTAAATTTCACAAGACAGCTTTCTCCTCATTCATTGATTCTTCATTTTTATAATTTGCCACTAACCAAGTAGAGATTTCCATAAGTCCTTCTTCATGAAGTGGACGCTTTAATATTTCTTTGAAGAATTTTCTCATTTTTAAAACCGTTTTCGGTTCCGACTGAACACGGAGTCCGTGCTCCATATTCGGTATAATATGAAACTCGCTTTTACCTTGAACTAGATTGGGGAGCTCTTTTAAAACCTCATTATCAACTAACGCATCCTTATCACCCTGAATAGCAATAACAGGACATGTTACTCTTTTTAATGCCTCTCTTGTGTTAAAGGAATTATGCTCACGGTACCATTTAGCAGGTTGTTTAAAGAAAAGCTGTACTTTAATAACGTCCTTATCAGACTTCATCACCTTTTCCATAAAACTATTGACTTGTTTTTCCCCTTTTACATCCACTTTTAATTTTCTGTATAACCAGCCCATGATTCCTGGTGTAGCAAATAATTCTTTATAACTAAACTGGCGTTGTTTTTCAACAGCTTCTATTAAATTATCAACACCCCCAGATAACAACATGATGCCTGCCAGGTTTATGGATTCAGCTAACTTTGTTGCAATAATCGTTCCTTCACTGTGGCCACATACAATAATCTTTTCTTTATCCACGTTGGGATGTGATTGGAGAAATTCTATCGATTTCTTTGCATCCTCTACTAAATCTGAAAAGCCTGCTGCCAGCCAATCTCCTTCTCGTTTTCCCGTTCCTCTTTTATCATATCGCAATGTAACAAAACCTAAATCAGTCATGAAATGGGCGAGTTCTTTGTAAAGGTTTGTGGTAATTTTTCCTTTTTTAACATTTCCATCTCTATCAAGAGGGCCTGAACCTGATATTATTAAAATTGCAGGATAAACCCCTCCCTCGTTAGGCATTGTTAAAGATCCATATATTGGATTTTCAATATTTATCTTCATTTCTCTCTCCATTATTAAACACTCCTTTTTGGTGACTCAGGTATAACAATGTTAGCAAAATATCTTGCTTTCCTTTCAGGTGACGGTTTGTTTTCCATAGCTTTTTGTATGGATGTTGCGATGGTTCTAACTAGCTCTAAATTCTCATCATCCGAGAGGTAAAGATTCGCTACTCGATAACTTACACCATCCCTTACAAGATCAACATCACCTTTATTCAAGTAGCTCTCATATAAACCAAGCAATTGTGTTGTATAGGTTAAAAATAATTCTAAATGCTGATCTTTTGTTAGACTTTTTAGCTCTTCGTTTGAAGATATTGTATGTTCTTTCAATCCATATACTTTTTCCACCGTCCCTCGTATTTGATTTTCTTGAACAACTTCAATTACATTTGCATCGTGAAGTTTATTTAAATGCCGATATAATGTAGCTTGCGGAACATCTTTAAGTCGTTCTGCTATTTGTTGTACATTTAGTTGTTTACCATTCATTAGTGACTGAGTAATCCGCATCCGAACAGGATGCAGAATTAATTTTATTTTAGAATTTTGCATACGATTCATCTCCAACATTCGGTTTTTTATTATCATTATCAAAAATGATAATAAAAATACAAAAAATAAAAATTTATTATCAATAATGATAATAATATACAAATCGATAACATTCAACTCTTTTTTTAAAATTTAATCTAACCTCAGGGCATCTTTTCATAAGCGGCCAACCAAAAGATAGCTGTGAAATAGTGCATTGGATAGAAAAAGGTTCAAATAGCAACAAAGTTTACGAAAAGAGCCTAATTTTTGACGGTTAGGCGAAGCGGCATTGGGCAAGACCCTAACCAAGTTGACGATGAATCAGAGGATCTTTAAGAAAGTTCTTCAGGGC comes from the Neobacillus sp. PS2-9 genome and includes:
- a CDS encoding putative quinol monooxygenase yields the protein MIVLTAKYQCKAGMGDTVEQALREMISIVKEEKGCIHYLVNRSKDNPDAFLLFEQYQDEQALASHSETPYFKRIVLDTIVPLLEKRERIFYTPVTNLS
- a CDS encoding alpha/beta fold hydrolase, translating into MEREMKINIENPIYGSLTMPNEGGVYPAILIISGSGPLDRDGNVKKGKITTNLYKELAHFMTDLGFVTLRYDKRGTGKREGDWLAAGFSDLVEDAKKSIEFLQSHPNVDKEKIIVCGHSEGTIIATKLAESINLAGIMLLSGGVDNLIEAVEKQRQFSYKELFATPGIMGWLYRKLKVDVKGEKQVNSFMEKVMKSDKDVIKVQLFFKQPAKWYREHNSFNTREALKRVTCPVIAIQGDKDALVDNEVLKELPNLVQGKSEFHIIPNMEHGLRVQSEPKTVLKMRKFFKEILKRPLHEEGLMEISTWLVANYKNEESMNEEKAVL
- a CDS encoding helix-turn-helix domain-containing protein produces the protein MNRMQNSKIKLILHPVRMRITQSLMNGKQLNVQQIAERLKDVPQATLYRHLNKLHDANVIEVVQENQIRGTVEKVYGLKEHTISSNEELKSLTKDQHLELFLTYTTQLLGLYESYLNKGDVDLVRDGVSYRVANLYLSDDENLELVRTIATSIQKAMENKPSPERKARYFANIVIPESPKRSV
- a CDS encoding VOC family protein, with translation MKINRIDHVGVIVNDLSAAKAFFLDFGLEVKGEWEMEGELMGYAVGLNDVKVACVGLGMPDGQTWIELIKFYNPSDEKDIQQSFANSLGIRHIAFAVEDIEAVVAKLKTKGTDIFSEIQQYEESYKLCYVRGPEGIILELAEEIK